In Brevibacillus brevis NBRC 100599, a single genomic region encodes these proteins:
- a CDS encoding rod shape-determining protein, whose product MFGKDIGIDLGTANVLVFVKGKGIVLDEPSVVAIDSKTRKVLAVGNEAYRMVGRTPGNIVAIRPLREGVIADFEITEAMLKHFLNKIGGKSMFARPRILICCPTNITSVEQKAIREAAERSGGAREVFIEEEPKVAAVGAGMDIFQPSGNMVVDIGGGTTDVAVLSMGDIVTSSSIKIAGDTFDVAIMRYIKNKYKLLIGERTAEDIKVQIGTVSGGRQDEMDIRGRDMVSGLPQTITIRSNEVQEALAESVSAIVQASKSVLERTPPELSADIIDKGVFLTGGGALLHGIDEILAEELKVPVLVADEPMMCVAKGTGMMLDYLDKMPAHSNKRLFRG is encoded by the coding sequence ATGTTTGGCAAAGATATCGGAATCGACTTGGGCACGGCCAATGTCTTGGTTTTTGTAAAAGGCAAGGGAATTGTCCTAGACGAACCATCTGTCGTGGCAATAGATAGTAAAACCAGAAAAGTTTTGGCCGTAGGAAATGAAGCCTATCGCATGGTAGGCCGCACCCCGGGAAATATCGTAGCGATCCGACCTTTGCGAGAAGGGGTTATCGCGGATTTTGAAATCACAGAGGCCATGCTGAAGCACTTCTTAAACAAAATTGGTGGAAAGAGCATGTTTGCCCGTCCGCGTATTTTGATTTGCTGCCCGACCAACATCACCTCGGTTGAGCAAAAGGCAATTCGTGAAGCGGCTGAGCGCAGCGGTGGAGCAAGAGAAGTATTTATCGAAGAAGAACCGAAAGTTGCCGCAGTTGGGGCAGGTATGGACATTTTTCAGCCGTCCGGTAATATGGTAGTGGATATCGGTGGGGGAACGACCGATGTAGCGGTATTGTCGATGGGCGATATTGTTACGTCTTCCTCCATTAAAATAGCAGGCGATACATTCGATGTGGCTATTATGCGTTACATAAAAAATAAATACAAATTGCTAATTGGAGAGCGTACGGCTGAAGATATCAAGGTTCAGATTGGAACCGTATCCGGCGGACGCCAGGACGAAATGGACATTCGGGGTCGAGACATGGTAAGCGGCTTGCCGCAAACGATTACCATTCGCTCCAATGAAGTCCAGGAAGCCCTGGCTGAGTCGGTGAGTGCAATTGTACAAGCTTCAAAATCTGTTTTAGAACGAACACCTCCGGAGCTTTCTGCCGATATAATTGATAAGGGTGTTTTCCTGACCGGTGGCGGCGCATTATTGCACGGTATTGACGAGATTCTGGCAGAGGAGCTGAAGGTTCCTGTGCTGGTAGCGGACGAGCCAATGATGTGCGTTGCAAAAGGAACAGGAATGATGCTGGACTATTTGGACAAGATGCCGGCTCACTCGAATAAGCGATTATTCAGGGGGTAA
- a CDS encoding S-layer homology domain-containing protein gives MNKSYQQFRRWLAMCLTMMLIVTVMLPAVPASAALGSNWSGFQTLPDYVVTPTPPATNGDGKSYSTPIKTLSKLIHGVELTYTDSTKNGQGVDVLINDVLLANNQLFENSKIKLPDFQLNSSGAVTKVTVRPKVTVDVTKDTADIFFQYTPNPSAPGLGPLKFDNNGAGKHQSDPIKVTNRTVSNLKYNYTISDKVDKSQAVEVQVNGVTVRTVTGSGGTLPDIDLSPGLNAVQLFAPNTGERAIVYYEYNSQNSPISITNFSGGTTAYTPVIYGDSTITLVGTYGSGVTGSSLRLKLITNNGTSTQDLANTAPAINGSNFTFSNIGLKPGLNQIAFYEKVGNVTKEHYQFYVQYNNTPLVSDLKVNDTPLNDPNVNTNPTYITVPSLNRLNLNMDGKALNADTVEVKNLRTGDVVKTQVNRTGSFGLSVPSQLGENTLEIRVFNQNKEVGTFVRKLLVTTTSSGSSDQFYKVTLGGVALLPNQQSTISGPASSPEMALNGSALLKFVNITNEQKFQEFKITISDGSNKYEYTSAQGVGFKEIGNPQSGFTEYAVDMAKVPAGRFQDGKTYKLSLSYQYLSKASDNTVSSPSGFINVANYEYEFKYLDDSKPTISQVINLANGQVLSPTATNIIVASPLELKAVTKNITTPTNAKITYNGQALTPDDYVITPATSPAKDEFTLTLKKLPQGQGKLVIDYVENPNSLSVAYTLDIRITPFAQITYVDATGQVRSFEDGYQVKSENDIRNLDGKVYNYVLKDNNIEATLNGSPIEVSEISTNKGTFLIKKDQLGYKKGNNVLKITLKDDPKTVFTYNVSYNSSKTPSVENVKLEIISNGNTEELTKKAGDASYKTGANFLTNLSFTVNDATHVYIEKNGKRINDFRYKSGDWDQDTTNQEYVKARLEASLNNDLEDLFDETNIDSQSRSRFEGKMSTKKYGDLVEEVQDAVTDAKAQEQKLALFPLTLKKGGTTVYTIVAEDDNGTVIRYDINIDQKYSSWEVLSPVKAKENDPYVIVNSNSAVVKVFAENADKVLFGKTEAKVTNTSNPDFYYDDKQGKTIPETYYVFTSTVPLKKGLNAIKFSVVVGDSTYKDEIKIYNASSTVNGAEYRDVLGKKTAFSVFDKQFDLKFPKGTVLLSPDDSRAGQEVKNPNGDIFVDVPLYFGMADRTTGQISIDEDNLEERLVLEANFNYASPLYYVDAGDTEAPGGRDPYFDEGDAEDFKSRWQDNLVPSLRGTITIKYDPSIVNAANNILTVFYHNGDEWRNIGGVVSTSKKTVTVPFAGFGYYMVMKTRETYDDVIRHDFARDAIETLYAKGIMPAYSGSSFGANRDMTRGEFATMLVKAMDLPINAGPYRDSNERDPLEPTFTDVRPNRDSWDYEYKYIETAARAGIIRGKQPGYFRPDENLTREEAAIMISRALNLKLGTLDASKLALNKMFTDAKDVSYYAAPSVLAVSKAKLMNGEIDNPGEKKSTYSFKPTNNLTRAEMAVITIRVMVQLKKLPKQ, from the coding sequence ATGAATAAGTCATATCAACAATTCCGTCGTTGGCTAGCAATGTGCCTGACGATGATGCTGATTGTTACAGTTATGTTGCCAGCAGTGCCAGCTTCTGCGGCGCTGGGTTCCAACTGGTCAGGTTTCCAGACACTACCTGACTATGTTGTGACACCGACACCACCTGCTACTAATGGCGATGGTAAAAGTTATAGTACGCCGATCAAGACCCTAAGCAAACTGATCCATGGAGTCGAACTTACTTACACCGATAGCACCAAAAATGGTCAAGGTGTAGACGTACTGATTAATGATGTTCTACTTGCGAACAATCAATTATTCGAAAACAGCAAAATTAAACTGCCAGATTTTCAATTGAACAGCAGTGGAGCAGTCACAAAAGTTACAGTGAGGCCAAAAGTAACGGTCGATGTAACGAAAGATACAGCAGATATTTTCTTTCAGTACACACCAAACCCTTCTGCTCCAGGTTTAGGTCCGCTAAAATTTGATAATAATGGAGCTGGTAAGCATCAAAGTGATCCTATAAAGGTAACAAATCGAACAGTATCCAATTTGAAGTACAATTACACTATTTCAGACAAAGTGGATAAATCACAGGCAGTTGAGGTTCAAGTAAACGGTGTAACCGTTAGAACTGTAACTGGTTCTGGAGGTACCTTGCCAGATATCGATCTATCTCCTGGTCTGAATGCAGTTCAGTTGTTTGCTCCGAATACAGGAGAGCGCGCTATTGTCTATTACGAGTACAACTCTCAGAACAGCCCAATTTCCATTACCAACTTCTCTGGAGGAACGACAGCCTATACCCCAGTGATTTATGGAGACTCTACGATAACCTTGGTTGGTACGTATGGCAGTGGAGTAACAGGGAGTAGCTTGCGACTGAAGTTGATCACGAACAACGGCACTTCCACTCAAGACTTGGCCAATACTGCGCCAGCGATTAATGGCAGCAACTTTACATTTAGCAACATTGGTTTGAAGCCTGGTCTGAATCAGATCGCCTTCTACGAAAAAGTAGGAAATGTAACGAAAGAGCACTATCAGTTTTATGTTCAATACAACAATACACCACTTGTCAGTGACTTGAAAGTAAATGACACACCGCTGAACGATCCAAATGTCAACACGAATCCAACTTATATCACGGTTCCATCGCTCAACCGTCTGAATTTGAATATGGACGGGAAGGCGCTCAATGCGGACACCGTTGAAGTGAAAAACCTGCGTACAGGTGATGTAGTTAAAACCCAGGTGAACCGCACAGGTTCCTTTGGATTGAGTGTGCCATCCCAGCTTGGCGAAAATACTTTGGAAATCAGAGTCTTTAACCAAAACAAAGAGGTAGGTACCTTTGTCCGAAAGCTTTTGGTAACGACAACATCATCCGGAAGCTCTGATCAGTTTTACAAAGTAACGTTAGGGGGAGTAGCACTTCTGCCAAACCAGCAATCGACGATATCAGGTCCAGCTTCATCCCCAGAGATGGCGTTGAATGGCTCGGCACTGTTGAAGTTTGTAAATATTACAAATGAGCAGAAGTTCCAAGAATTCAAGATCACGATTTCTGATGGCAGTAATAAATATGAGTACACGTCTGCTCAGGGGGTAGGCTTCAAGGAGATAGGCAACCCGCAAAGCGGATTTACGGAATATGCGGTAGATATGGCGAAGGTACCTGCTGGAAGATTCCAGGACGGTAAAACGTATAAGTTATCTTTGAGCTATCAATATCTGTCAAAGGCTTCAGATAATACCGTATCGTCTCCATCCGGCTTTATTAATGTTGCGAACTACGAGTACGAATTCAAATACTTGGACGACTCGAAGCCAACCATTTCACAAGTAATTAATTTGGCAAACGGACAAGTATTGTCCCCGACGGCTACGAATATTATTGTTGCTTCACCGTTGGAATTGAAGGCAGTTACGAAGAATATTACAACTCCTACTAATGCAAAAATTACGTATAACGGGCAAGCATTGACTCCTGACGACTATGTAATTACGCCAGCAACATCGCCAGCGAAAGATGAATTTACACTTACCCTGAAAAAGCTGCCACAGGGTCAAGGGAAACTGGTCATTGACTATGTAGAAAATCCAAATTCGCTATCTGTTGCTTATACGCTGGATATTCGCATTACTCCATTTGCTCAAATCACTTATGTAGATGCAACTGGACAGGTACGCAGTTTTGAAGACGGATATCAAGTAAAGAGTGAGAATGACATCCGAAATCTCGACGGGAAAGTGTACAACTATGTTTTGAAGGATAATAACATTGAGGCAACCTTGAACGGCTCGCCCATCGAAGTTTCCGAAATTAGTACAAACAAAGGTACATTCCTAATTAAGAAAGATCAGCTCGGTTACAAAAAAGGTAACAACGTCCTGAAAATCACCTTGAAAGACGATCCAAAAACAGTATTCACCTATAACGTTTCCTACAACTCATCCAAGACGCCATCTGTAGAGAATGTGAAGTTGGAGATCATTTCCAATGGTAATACTGAAGAGTTGACCAAGAAAGCTGGAGATGCATCTTATAAGACAGGTGCCAACTTCTTGACCAACTTGAGCTTTACAGTAAATGATGCAACACATGTTTACATCGAAAAGAACGGAAAACGGATCAATGATTTCCGTTACAAGAGTGGAGATTGGGACCAAGATACGACAAACCAGGAATACGTAAAAGCGCGCCTGGAAGCATCGTTGAATAATGATTTGGAAGACTTGTTTGACGAGACAAACATTGATTCACAGTCCCGTTCCCGATTTGAAGGGAAGATGAGCACGAAGAAATATGGTGATCTTGTTGAAGAAGTACAAGACGCCGTGACTGATGCCAAGGCACAGGAACAGAAACTAGCCCTTTTCCCTCTGACTTTGAAAAAGGGTGGAACAACGGTCTACACCATCGTAGCTGAAGATGACAATGGTACTGTCATTCGCTATGACATCAACATCGATCAGAAATATTCCAGCTGGGAAGTACTATCCCCAGTAAAAGCAAAAGAAAACGATCCATACGTGATTGTAAATAGTAACAGTGCAGTTGTGAAAGTGTTTGCGGAAAATGCAGACAAAGTATTGTTCGGAAAAACAGAAGCAAAAGTGACCAATACAAGCAATCCTGACTTCTATTACGATGATAAGCAGGGCAAGACCATACCAGAGACTTATTACGTGTTTACATCTACTGTTCCACTTAAAAAAGGTCTAAACGCAATTAAATTCTCGGTCGTGGTTGGCGATAGCACCTATAAAGACGAAATCAAAATCTACAATGCAAGTTCAACTGTAAATGGTGCAGAATATCGCGATGTATTAGGAAAGAAAACTGCTTTTAGTGTGTTTGATAAGCAATTTGACCTGAAGTTCCCGAAAGGTACCGTATTGCTGTCGCCAGATGATAGCCGTGCTGGTCAAGAAGTGAAGAATCCAAACGGAGATATTTTTGTTGATGTACCTCTATACTTCGGTATGGCAGACCGGACAACAGGACAAATATCCATCGACGAGGATAATCTGGAAGAACGACTGGTTCTGGAAGCTAACTTCAACTATGCAAGTCCCCTGTACTATGTGGATGCAGGTGATACAGAAGCTCCGGGTGGTCGTGATCCATACTTCGATGAAGGCGATGCGGAAGACTTCAAGAGTCGTTGGCAAGACAATCTGGTTCCTAGCCTTCGCGGTACAATTACCATCAAATACGATCCATCCATTGTAAACGCAGCGAATAACATCCTGACCGTTTTCTACCACAATGGGGATGAATGGAGAAATATTGGTGGCGTAGTGAGTACAAGCAAAAAGACTGTTACGGTGCCGTTTGCTGGTTTTGGTTATTACATGGTCATGAAGACGAGAGAAACTTACGATGATGTCATTCGACATGATTTCGCCCGTGATGCAATTGAAACGCTGTACGCTAAAGGAATCATGCCAGCATACAGTGGAAGCAGCTTTGGGGCTAACCGTGACATGACTCGCGGCGAGTTTGCAACGATGCTGGTCAAAGCGATGGATCTGCCAATTAACGCTGGACCATATCGGGATAGCAACGAGCGTGATCCGTTAGAACCGACCTTTACCGATGTGCGTCCGAATCGCGATTCGTGGGATTATGAGTACAAATACATTGAGACGGCTGCTCGCGCTGGGATTATTCGTGGAAAACAACCAGGGTACTTCCGTCCAGATGAAAATCTTACTCGCGAAGAAGCTGCGATCATGATCTCACGTGCGCTTAATCTCAAATTGGGCACACTCGATGCTTCTAAACTGGCTTTGAACAAAATGTTCACAGATGCCAAAGACGTTAGCTACTATGCAGCTCCATCCGTACTTGCTGTCAGCAAGGCGAAACTGATGAACGGCGAAATAGATAATCCAGGTGAGAAAAAGTCAACCTACAGCTTCAAACCAACAAACAACCTGACTCGTGCTGAGATGGCTGTCATCACTATTCGTGTCATGGTCCAACTCAAAAAACTGCCTAAGCAGTAA
- a CDS encoding CDP-alcohol phosphatidyltransferase family protein has protein sequence MSVNLPNLLTIFRIVLIPLYLYVFFSEFPYHVEIALGILILAGVTDVADGYIARKHKLVTTIGMMLDPLADKLMMLAVIASLFLTDRISVWAALFFFVRDLAMIVTGAVYHFRGKKTVPANAYGKLTTVLLYLVIPLVMYRYEYSEAILWSVIAFSFIASAIYLAKARLLNRV, from the coding sequence ATGTCCGTGAATCTTCCTAATTTGCTTACGATCTTTCGCATCGTGCTCATCCCTTTGTACCTGTATGTCTTTTTTTCGGAGTTTCCGTATCATGTTGAAATCGCTTTAGGCATTTTGATTTTGGCGGGAGTGACCGATGTTGCGGACGGGTACATCGCGCGGAAGCATAAGCTTGTGACCACCATCGGAATGATGTTAGATCCTCTGGCAGATAAATTAATGATGCTGGCGGTCATCGCCTCATTATTTTTGACGGATCGAATCAGTGTATGGGCGGCCCTGTTTTTCTTTGTGCGCGATCTGGCCATGATCGTAACAGGAGCTGTTTACCATTTCCGTGGCAAAAAAACTGTCCCGGCAAATGCCTATGGCAAGCTGACAACCGTTCTTTTGTATCTTGTCATTCCACTCGTTATGTACCGTTATGAGTACAGTGAAGCGATACTTTGGTCGGTTATAGCGTTCTCCTTTATTGCGAGTGCGATTTATCTGGCAAAGGCTCGACTATTGAACCGCGTATAA
- a CDS encoding glycosyltransferase family 4 protein has translation MSTLILGFLTSLIISFIATPYVKNLAVKVGAVDTPNQRKVHTRIMPRMGGLAIYIGYLVAFFLFVPHTSMSEMLGIFIGSTIVMVVGMLDDKYQLSPKWKLLGQLVATAIVVIPFGLKIGVVNLPYSGSIDFSSGWLVWLAIPITMFWIVGVTNAVNLIDGLDGLSAGVSAIAAGTMGVMALLMDDYKVSAYCFVLLGAILGFLYFNFHPARLFMGDTGSLFLGFNLAALSIMGFKEALFVSFIIPIVVLGVPLWDTFFAIVRRIVNKKPISSPDKGHLHHCLLNMGLSHRSTVLTIYSISIFFGTMAILLTKTTKWTTIIVMVALLIVIHLGTEIVGLVSRRHRPLINAYRRIKIKQTEQQRRTN, from the coding sequence ATGTCTACACTAATCCTCGGATTTCTGACTTCGCTGATCATATCGTTTATTGCAACACCATATGTAAAAAACCTGGCTGTAAAAGTTGGAGCAGTGGATACTCCGAACCAGCGCAAGGTACACACGCGAATCATGCCACGTATGGGTGGCTTGGCAATTTATATCGGCTATCTGGTTGCGTTCTTCCTATTTGTCCCGCATACAAGCATGTCGGAAATGCTGGGAATTTTCATCGGAAGTACGATTGTTATGGTCGTCGGCATGCTCGATGACAAATACCAGCTCTCGCCAAAATGGAAGCTGCTCGGACAGCTAGTCGCAACAGCGATTGTCGTCATACCTTTTGGCTTGAAGATCGGCGTCGTGAATCTGCCGTATAGCGGAAGCATTGATTTTAGCAGTGGCTGGCTTGTCTGGCTCGCGATTCCGATCACGATGTTTTGGATTGTCGGTGTAACCAACGCAGTGAACCTGATTGACGGTCTCGATGGCTTGTCGGCAGGTGTGTCAGCAATTGCTGCCGGGACAATGGGTGTCATGGCCTTGTTGATGGATGATTACAAGGTATCGGCCTACTGTTTCGTGCTCCTTGGAGCGATCCTGGGCTTTCTCTACTTTAACTTTCATCCGGCTCGTCTGTTCATGGGCGACACCGGTTCGCTTTTCTTGGGGTTCAACCTAGCTGCACTATCCATCATGGGATTTAAAGAAGCGTTGTTCGTTTCTTTTATCATTCCAATCGTCGTGCTGGGTGTACCGCTCTGGGATACGTTCTTCGCCATCGTGCGCAGGATCGTGAACAAAAAGCCGATTTCGAGCCCAGACAAAGGGCATTTGCATCACTGTTTGCTGAACATGGGTCTGTCGCACCGCTCGACTGTACTCACGATTTACTCGATCAGCATTTTCTTCGGGACGATGGCGATCCTGCTGACGAAGACGACAAAGTGGACTACGATTATTGTCATGGTCGCTCTGCTGATAGTCATTCATCTCGGAACAGAGATCGTTGGACTTGTAAGTCGCCGTCACCGCCCACTAATTAATGCTTACAGACGCATCAAAATTAAACAGACGGAACAACAGCGTCGGACGAACTAA
- a CDS encoding flagellar hook-basal body protein — translation MIRGLYTSASGMLALQNRQESLANNLANINTPGFKQDVGVMRAFPEQLLSRMNDKEGLDVPGIPTMPGQPAIIGRLNTGVYMSEALPNFAQGDIEETRNPYDLALMDNIQPDQNGNERRLFYSVARIEQANLAQPAQQEDIRYTRNGNWSVNSDGYLVTAEGYYVLDSSNQAIRINHDPTLGTNVGQNLKISERGELMQVTIDPITKAEQYTALPTHARLGLAVVTDPQKLVREGTNVFRFEGDIAVEGIDLAEANDQAAITAGTYNTPTVVGRFGTQQGWRERSNVDPAQTMTSMMSVLRAYEANQRVITTIDGTLEKAANEIGRVNG, via the coding sequence GTGATCAGAGGCTTGTATACGTCTGCATCTGGCATGCTGGCTTTGCAAAACAGGCAAGAATCGCTGGCGAACAATTTAGCAAATATCAATACACCCGGGTTCAAACAGGACGTGGGTGTCATGCGTGCATTTCCGGAGCAATTGCTCTCGCGCATGAATGATAAGGAAGGACTGGATGTTCCGGGCATCCCTACTATGCCTGGACAGCCTGCCATTATCGGGCGTTTAAACACAGGGGTATACATGTCGGAGGCGCTACCGAATTTTGCGCAGGGGGATATTGAAGAGACACGCAATCCGTATGATCTTGCGTTGATGGACAATATCCAGCCAGATCAGAATGGCAATGAGCGGCGGTTGTTTTACAGTGTGGCGCGGATTGAGCAAGCAAATTTGGCACAGCCAGCACAGCAAGAGGATATCCGCTATACGAGAAATGGTAACTGGAGCGTGAATTCGGACGGGTACCTGGTGACAGCGGAAGGATATTATGTGCTGGATAGCTCTAATCAGGCGATTCGAATCAACCACGATCCCACACTCGGTACCAATGTCGGTCAAAACCTGAAAATTTCCGAGCGTGGCGAATTGATGCAAGTTACCATTGATCCAATCACAAAAGCAGAACAGTATACGGCGCTTCCTACTCATGCTAGATTGGGACTTGCAGTGGTAACCGATCCGCAGAAGCTTGTACGGGAAGGAACGAATGTTTTCCGATTTGAAGGCGACATAGCGGTAGAAGGGATTGATTTGGCAGAAGCCAACGATCAGGCTGCTATAACAGCAGGTACGTACAATACCCCTACGGTCGTGGGACGTTTCGGTACACAACAGGGCTGGCGTGAACGATCGAATGTAGACCCAGCCCAAACCATGACGAGTATGATGAGTGTGCTTCGCGCCTATGAAGCGAACCAACGGGTGATTACCACGATTGACGGTACGCTGGAAAAGGCTGCTAATGAAATTGGTCGGGTTAATGGATAA
- the fabZ gene encoding 3-hydroxyacyl-ACP dehydratase FabZ yields the protein MEIKAPLDIMQIQEIIPHRYPFLLIDKIEELELGKRAVGIKNVTVNEPFFQGHFPGFPVMPGVLIVEALAQVGAVAMLSMEEHQGKIGLFAGIDEFRFKDQVKPGDTLVLEVELTRVRGTVGKGHGRALVNGKVVAEGGLMFALTAGNKTHS from the coding sequence ATGGAAATCAAAGCGCCTTTGGATATTATGCAAATTCAGGAAATCATTCCGCACCGTTACCCGTTTTTGTTGATAGACAAAATTGAAGAGCTGGAGTTAGGAAAAAGAGCAGTTGGAATTAAAAATGTCACGGTAAATGAACCGTTTTTCCAAGGTCATTTTCCTGGTTTTCCAGTCATGCCTGGCGTCCTTATTGTGGAAGCGTTAGCACAGGTTGGAGCAGTAGCGATGCTCAGCATGGAGGAACATCAAGGGAAAATCGGGCTGTTTGCCGGCATTGATGAATTCCGTTTCAAAGATCAGGTGAAGCCGGGAGATACACTGGTACTAGAGGTTGAGCTTACTCGTGTACGTGGTACCGTCGGCAAAGGGCATGGAAGAGCACTGGTAAATGGGAAAGTAGTAGCAGAGGGTGGATTAATGTTTGCCCTGACGGCAGGAAATAAGACACATTCATGA
- a CDS encoding WecB/TagA/CpsF family glycosyltransferase: protein MTKQVATILDVPFTTRGFRETVDHITERIQGGQKTHVVTANPEIVMVARENRAFRSIVEQAYVVPDGIGIVYAAKWTNQPIYERVTGVELLEALMAKADQHQWGVYLLGAKPDVIHLAKDKLSARYPNARIVGCRDGYFRPEEETQIVQEIAEAKPQLLFVALGAPRQDEWMAKYRDQLNASLMMGVGGSFDVISGKVKRAPEIWQKLHLEWFYRLASEPSRWKRQLAIPRFVLTVLKEKWSSRS from the coding sequence ATGACCAAACAGGTCGCAACCATATTAGATGTGCCATTTACGACTCGCGGTTTTCGTGAGACTGTCGATCATATAACGGAGCGCATACAAGGCGGTCAAAAGACTCACGTGGTGACAGCCAATCCGGAAATCGTCATGGTAGCGAGAGAGAATCGCGCTTTCCGTTCTATTGTAGAACAAGCCTATGTCGTTCCAGACGGAATTGGAATCGTGTACGCTGCCAAATGGACGAATCAGCCGATTTATGAGCGCGTTACCGGTGTGGAGCTTCTGGAAGCGCTCATGGCGAAAGCCGATCAGCATCAGTGGGGCGTGTATTTACTCGGCGCCAAGCCAGATGTCATTCATTTGGCAAAAGACAAACTGAGTGCTCGTTACCCGAACGCCCGAATCGTCGGATGTCGGGATGGCTATTTTCGCCCAGAGGAAGAAACTCAAATTGTACAAGAAATTGCCGAAGCGAAACCGCAGCTCCTGTTCGTCGCGCTGGGTGCACCCAGACAAGACGAATGGATGGCGAAGTATCGCGATCAGTTAAATGCCTCCCTGATGATGGGGGTAGGCGGAAGCTTTGACGTCATTTCCGGGAAAGTGAAGCGCGCTCCCGAGATTTGGCAAAAACTGCATTTGGAATGGTTTTATCGACTTGCTTCTGAGCCTTCCCGCTGGAAGCGTCAACTGGCTATTCCTCGGTTTGTTCTAACCGTACTGAAAGAAAAATGGAGTAGCCGTTCCTAG
- a CDS encoding flagellar hook-basal body protein: protein MQSLNISTSAMRGIQQALDNTANNLSNIDTIGYKRRVASFSELLTDSMNEQPATDNQNRNTPMGIRIGSGAHLGMTKLDLGQGSLKQTDVPTDVLIEGDGYFLVTRKIKDANNITVDEESRFTRNGSFKLSYDDDKGYVLHTSSGHILTDENGANIVFPEPVKNISISPDGTFSADGMPAPVKIGVWDVENPDQLKQVGENLFDAELAFGAGPQSKYTSAYDNGVTLRQGALESSNVSMTEEMSQLVNIQRAYQLNSRAIGISDQMMGIANQLRSR from the coding sequence ATGCAGTCGCTTAATATTTCTACATCAGCTATGCGCGGTATTCAGCAAGCGTTGGACAATACAGCCAACAACCTGTCGAACATTGATACGATTGGGTACAAGCGCAGGGTCGCATCGTTTTCCGAGCTTCTCACAGACTCAATGAATGAGCAGCCGGCAACGGACAACCAAAATCGTAATACACCAATGGGGATAAGAATCGGTAGTGGAGCGCATCTTGGCATGACCAAGCTGGATCTCGGTCAAGGCAGTCTCAAGCAGACAGATGTGCCAACAGATGTTTTGATTGAAGGAGATGGCTATTTTTTGGTCACTCGTAAAATCAAAGATGCGAATAACATCACCGTGGATGAAGAGAGTCGCTTTACGCGTAATGGCTCTTTTAAGCTGTCTTATGATGATGACAAGGGATACGTACTGCACACCAGTTCTGGCCATATTTTGACAGACGAAAATGGTGCGAATATCGTATTCCCGGAGCCAGTAAAAAACATCTCAATTTCTCCTGATGGTACTTTTAGTGCAGACGGAATGCCGGCACCTGTAAAAATTGGTGTATGGGATGTAGAGAACCCTGATCAGCTAAAGCAAGTCGGTGAGAATCTGTTTGATGCCGAATTGGCTTTCGGGGCAGGACCGCAAAGTAAATATACCAGTGCCTATGATAATGGTGTAACATTGCGTCAAGGTGCTCTCGAGTCATCAAACGTCAGCATGACAGAAGAAATGTCTCAACTGGTGAACATTCAGCGTGCGTATCAATTGAACTCACGTGCAATCGGCATCAGTGATCAAATGATGGGCATTGCTAACCAACTAAGAAGCAGATAA
- a CDS encoding DNA-directed RNA polymerase subunit beta, translating into MEQGKSKRFPRQTEEVKSKARERERSGKNWRLRVAKMVLVPLLLFFSLVIGLMIGYGGVGKKPMSDVFDPGTYKHMWDLMFEDT; encoded by the coding sequence ATGGAACAAGGGAAGAGCAAACGTTTCCCGCGTCAGACCGAAGAGGTTAAGTCAAAAGCAAGAGAGCGGGAACGGAGCGGCAAAAATTGGCGGCTGAGAGTTGCCAAGATGGTGCTGGTCCCACTCCTGCTGTTTTTCTCACTGGTCATTGGTCTGATGATCGGATACGGTGGAGTTGGTAAGAAGCCAATGTCTGATGTATTCGATCCAGGAACCTACAAACATATGTGGGATTTAATGTTTGAAGATACGTAA
- the spoIIID gene encoding sporulation transcriptional regulator SpoIIID, whose protein sequence is MHDYIKERTIKIGRYIVETRNTVRMIAKEFGVSKSTVHKDLTERLPEINPELANQVKEILEYHKAIRHLRGGEATKIKYKRRSKKVRVEQEESV, encoded by the coding sequence GTGCACGACTACATCAAAGAGCGGACCATCAAAATCGGCCGATATATTGTAGAGACAAGAAATACGGTTCGGATGATCGCCAAAGAGTTCGGTGTTTCGAAAAGTACTGTGCACAAGGACTTGACTGAGCGGCTGCCTGAGATAAATCCAGAGTTGGCGAACCAGGTTAAGGAAATTTTGGAATACCACAAAGCCATCAGACATCTTCGGGGGGGCGAAGCGACCAAAATTAAGTACAAACGACGTAGTAAAAAAGTACGAGTAGAACAGGAGGAGAGTGTGTAA